One Nocardioides oleivorans DNA segment encodes these proteins:
- a CDS encoding magnesium transporter MgtE N-terminal domain-containing protein gives MSTTPTRVFVARLVGLPIFDPQGDQVAKVRDLVVAIRTETSQPRVLGMVAEVFGRRRIFVPMTRITAIDSGQVHTTGLLNMRRFQQRGTETLVMGQMLDRTVTIKDSAKDAGITGLVFDVAMEQARNRDWVISRVAVQEPSKGFRRRGQTHVAEWRDVTGLTAAEPAQGATHLIAALHDMRPADAANMIHELPPERRTAVVAALDDERLADVLEELPEEDQVEILEHLDSERAADVLEEMSADDAADLIADLNPETAATLLGLMEPDEAEDVRRLMSYEDNTAGAMMTPEPVILSPDATIADALAHVRNPELTPSLAALVYVCRQPLETPTGRLLGAAHIQRLLREPPSTLVAAALDDSMDPLRPDATMDEVAAHLATYNLVAAPVVDDEGRLLGAVTVDDLLDHMLPEGWRDRAPRPGRINGGPTAGRAG, from the coding sequence GTGAGCACCACCCCGACCCGCGTCTTCGTGGCCCGGCTCGTCGGGCTGCCGATCTTCGACCCCCAGGGCGACCAGGTGGCCAAGGTCCGCGACCTCGTGGTCGCGATCCGCACCGAGACGAGCCAGCCGCGTGTCCTCGGCATGGTCGCCGAGGTCTTCGGGCGCAGGCGGATCTTCGTCCCGATGACCCGGATCACCGCGATCGACAGCGGGCAGGTCCACACGACCGGGCTGCTCAACATGCGCCGGTTCCAGCAGCGCGGCACCGAGACGCTGGTGATGGGCCAGATGCTCGACCGCACGGTCACCATCAAGGACTCCGCCAAGGACGCCGGCATCACCGGCCTGGTCTTCGACGTCGCGATGGAGCAGGCCCGCAACCGCGACTGGGTGATCTCGCGCGTCGCCGTGCAGGAGCCGAGCAAGGGGTTCCGGCGACGCGGGCAGACCCACGTCGCCGAGTGGCGCGACGTCACCGGCCTCACCGCGGCCGAGCCCGCACAGGGCGCGACCCACCTGATCGCCGCCCTCCACGACATGCGCCCCGCCGACGCGGCCAACATGATCCACGAGCTCCCGCCCGAGCGGCGTACGGCCGTGGTGGCGGCCCTCGACGACGAGCGGCTCGCCGACGTGCTGGAGGAGCTGCCCGAGGAGGACCAGGTCGAGATCCTCGAGCACCTCGACTCCGAGCGCGCCGCCGACGTGCTGGAGGAGATGTCGGCCGACGACGCCGCCGACCTCATCGCCGACCTCAACCCCGAGACCGCCGCGACGCTGCTCGGGCTGATGGAGCCCGACGAGGCCGAGGACGTCCGGCGCCTGATGTCCTACGAGGACAACACCGCGGGCGCGATGATGACGCCCGAGCCGGTGATCCTCTCCCCCGACGCCACCATCGCCGACGCGCTCGCCCACGTGCGCAACCCCGAGCTCACGCCGTCGCTCGCGGCGCTCGTCTACGTCTGCCGCCAGCCCCTGGAGACGCCCACCGGTCGCCTCCTCGGGGCAGCGCACATCCAGCGGCTGCTGCGTGAGCCGCCCTCGACCCTGGTCGCCGCAGCGCTCGACGACTCGATGGACCCCCTGCGCCCGGACGCCACGATGGACGAGGTCGCCGCGCACCTGGCGACCTACAACCTGGTCGCCGCGCCCGTCGTGGACGACGAGGGGCGGCTGCTCGGGGCGGTGACCGTCGACGACCTGCTCGACCACATGCTGCCCGAGGGCTGGCGTGACCGCGCGCCCCGCCCGGGGCGGATCAACGGCGGCCCGACCGCGGGGAGGGCCGGATGA
- a CDS encoding Mrp/NBP35 family ATP-binding protein: MSTPTQQQVMDALATVNDPEIKRPITELGMVDSVEVADDGSVAVHVLLTVAGCPLKDTINRDVTAAVTKVPGVASVDLSLGVMSAEQRAGLKEILSDGRAQREIPFAQPGSLTKVYAIASGKGGVGKSSVTVNLALSLAKQGLRVGIVDADIYGHSVPAMLGIADTRPTQVDDLIMPVPTPSGVSVISIGMLKPRRDQVVAWRGPMLDRALVQMLADVYWGDLDALLLDLPPGTGDVAISLGQHLPSAEVIVVTTPQEAAAEVAERAGTMASMMHQRVIGVVENMSYLPCPHCPPEDDHRLEVFGSGGGTRVAQTLSERFGYDVPVLARVPLDISMREGGDVGKPIVEADPTAPAARELTRIATTLSGRGRGLAGMQLGLTPSNKF, translated from the coding sequence ATGAGCACCCCCACGCAGCAGCAGGTGATGGACGCACTGGCGACCGTCAACGACCCGGAGATCAAGCGTCCGATCACGGAGCTGGGGATGGTCGACTCGGTCGAGGTCGCCGACGACGGGAGCGTCGCGGTCCACGTGCTGCTCACGGTGGCCGGTTGCCCGCTCAAGGACACGATCAACCGTGACGTCACGGCCGCCGTGACGAAGGTCCCCGGCGTGGCCTCGGTCGACCTGTCCCTCGGCGTGATGAGCGCCGAGCAGCGCGCGGGGCTCAAGGAGATCCTCAGCGACGGCCGCGCCCAGCGCGAGATCCCCTTCGCCCAGCCCGGCTCGCTCACCAAGGTCTACGCGATCGCCAGTGGCAAGGGAGGTGTGGGCAAGTCGTCGGTGACGGTCAACCTCGCCCTGTCCCTGGCCAAGCAGGGCCTCCGGGTCGGCATCGTCGACGCCGACATCTACGGCCACTCGGTCCCCGCGATGCTCGGCATCGCCGACACCCGACCGACCCAGGTCGACGACCTGATCATGCCGGTCCCGACGCCCAGCGGCGTGTCGGTGATCTCCATCGGGATGCTCAAGCCCCGCCGCGACCAGGTGGTCGCGTGGCGCGGGCCGATGCTCGACCGGGCGCTCGTGCAGATGCTCGCCGACGTCTACTGGGGCGACCTCGACGCCCTCCTGCTCGACCTCCCGCCGGGCACCGGCGACGTCGCGATCTCGCTCGGCCAGCACCTGCCCAGCGCTGAGGTCATCGTGGTGACCACGCCGCAGGAGGCGGCCGCCGAGGTCGCCGAGCGTGCCGGCACGATGGCCTCGATGATGCACCAGCGCGTCATCGGCGTCGTCGAGAACATGAGCTACCTCCCCTGCCCCCACTGCCCGCCGGAGGACGACCACCGCCTCGAGGTGTTCGGCAGCGGCGGCGGCACGCGCGTGGCGCAGACGCTCTCCGAGCGGTTCGGGTACGACGTCCCGGTGCTGGCGCGGGTGCCCCTCGACATCTCGATGCGCGAGGGCGGCGACGTCGGCAAGCCCATCGTCGAGGCCGACCCGACCGCGCCTGCGGCCCGCGAGCTCACCAGGATCGCGACGACCCTGTCCGGACGCGGCCGAGGACTCGCCGGCATGCAGCTGGGCCTGACGCCCTCGAACAAGTTCTAG
- a CDS encoding DUF1003 domain-containing protein, whose amino-acid sequence MSDTRRTRLDTPRETRRQIVRRPAVDADTFGVFAESFARYMGTAKFLLWMTAFVAAWIVWNVLAPSSLRFDEFPFIFLTLMLSLQASYAAPLILLAQNRQEQRDKVVAEQDRQANARAHADMEFLAREVASLRMAVGEVATRDFLRSELRGLLGDIEDLSRPTPPDDGQELPDQVSRPGT is encoded by the coding sequence ATGAGCGACACCCGCCGCACGCGCCTCGACACCCCGCGCGAGACCCGTCGCCAGATCGTCCGAAGGCCGGCGGTCGACGCCGACACGTTCGGCGTCTTCGCCGAGTCGTTCGCCCGCTACATGGGCACCGCGAAGTTCCTCCTCTGGATGACGGCGTTCGTCGCGGCGTGGATCGTGTGGAACGTGCTCGCCCCGTCGAGCCTGCGCTTCGACGAGTTCCCCTTCATCTTCCTCACGCTGATGCTGAGCCTCCAGGCGTCGTACGCCGCCCCGCTGATCCTGCTCGCGCAGAACCGGCAGGAGCAGCGCGACAAGGTCGTCGCCGAGCAGGACCGGCAGGCCAACGCCCGGGCCCACGCCGACATGGAGTTCCTCGCCCGGGAGGTCGCCTCCCTGCGGATGGCCGTCGGCGAGGTCGCCACCCGTGACTTCCTCCGCTCCGAGCTGCGCGGCCTGCTCGGCGACATCGAGGACCTCTCGCGGCCGACGCCACCCGACGACGGCCAGGAGCTGCCGGACCAGGTTTCTCGGCCGGGGACCTGA
- a CDS encoding Rv3235 family protein, whose amino-acid sequence MTTAHRSPAEVVLLRPQTPVASVQGSLALDLTPRTSPPRPRPRLAHTNDLVVTGGADRRQVDAIIARYLAAVVEIAAGDRPVSQVLRHSVPEVYDDLARRARTVRAAAGAPSAPGGPGGGPNPARPVILSVRTALIRDDAAEASAHVRYGRRSRAVAARFEVVRDRWQCVAIAFG is encoded by the coding sequence ATGACGACAGCCCACAGGTCACCCGCGGAGGTCGTCCTCCTGAGGCCGCAGACGCCGGTGGCGAGCGTCCAGGGCTCCCTGGCCCTCGACCTCACCCCGCGCACGTCACCCCCGCGCCCCCGCCCGCGACTCGCGCACACCAACGACCTGGTGGTCACCGGCGGAGCCGACCGCCGACAGGTCGACGCGATCATCGCGCGCTACCTCGCCGCCGTCGTCGAGATCGCCGCCGGCGACCGACCGGTGAGCCAGGTGCTGCGCCACTCCGTGCCGGAGGTGTACGACGACCTCGCCCGGCGCGCCCGCACGGTGCGGGCGGCGGCCGGGGCCCCGTCGGCGCCCGGCGGGCCGGGAGGCGGCCCGAACCCGGCGCGCCCGGTGATCCTCAGCGTGCGCACCGCCCTGATCCGCGACGACGCGGCCGAGGCCAGCGCCCACGTGCGCTACGGCCGTCGCTCGCGAGCGGTCGCCGCACGCTTCGAGGTCGTGCGGGACCGCTGGCAGTGCGTCGCGATCGCGTTCGGGTGA
- a CDS encoding sec-independent translocase, whose protein sequence is MFDIGFMEIAVVALVAIVVLGPDKLPDLARQAAQLLHRARGLAHNARDELRSELGPEYSDLQLRDLDPRTIVRKHITEAMAEVDREQAEKAEKERLPEGQLPPYDVEAT, encoded by the coding sequence ATGTTCGACATCGGGTTCATGGAGATCGCGGTGGTCGCGCTCGTCGCGATCGTCGTGCTCGGCCCCGACAAGCTGCCCGACCTGGCGCGCCAGGCGGCCCAGCTGCTCCACCGCGCGCGGGGCCTGGCCCACAACGCCCGTGACGAGCTGCGCAGCGAGCTCGGCCCGGAGTACTCCGACCTCCAGCTCCGCGACCTCGACCCGCGCACCATCGTGCGCAAGCACATCACCGAGGCGATGGCCGAGGTCGACCGCGAGCAGGCGGAGAAGGCCGAGAAGGAGCGACTCCCCGAGGGACAGCTCCCGCCCTACGACGTCGAGGCCACCTGA
- a CDS encoding phospholipase D-like domain-containing protein produces the protein MIILVATALVAVTLVGAPAQAKPKRGTPEKYVPKAGPAFNNPYGSQDAVRRLIMQVNKTVDSVPRGGKIRISAWNVRSAAITNSLIRAHQRKVSVQVVMDRANWNPNNPNRDAARLAAALKVGNKARSKTQKSFLRRCIGSCRGKHGIPHSKFFLFNKVKVKKGKGKDAVVKTVPFVTMFGSYNATELGATIQWNDLFTIKNDEPRYKAFLDVFQEMTQDKPIKNAYVGYDDGVIFNGFYPYVGKNVPVADPIMDALNQVSCKGATTNASGTTRIRIAQTSMYGDRGLALARKIAQLQRQGCNIRLVYAMFGGEVLRIMRAAKVPLTHLAYDADEDGLYDRYVHMKTMAISGNFGGDPAAKITFNGSANWTSVALASDEVVGTVRKKWVTNRYMQWIDYMFTHRPTIWGPEHPGNNGQSPTGRVVPGSFGPLDTYAARVAATDQYDDLVKARAKKRGVDPYALIKEEN, from the coding sequence ATGATCATCCTCGTCGCCACCGCCCTGGTCGCGGTGACGCTCGTCGGGGCGCCTGCCCAGGCGAAGCCGAAGCGCGGGACGCCCGAGAAGTACGTCCCGAAGGCCGGCCCGGCCTTCAACAACCCCTACGGCAGCCAGGACGCAGTGCGCCGGCTGATCATGCAGGTGAACAAGACGGTCGACTCGGTCCCGCGCGGCGGCAAGATCCGCATCTCGGCGTGGAACGTGCGCAGTGCCGCGATCACGAACTCCCTCATCCGTGCGCACCAGCGCAAGGTGAGCGTGCAGGTCGTCATGGACCGCGCCAACTGGAACCCCAACAACCCGAACCGGGACGCCGCGCGCCTCGCCGCCGCCCTCAAGGTCGGCAACAAGGCCCGCTCGAAGACCCAGAAGAGCTTCCTGCGCCGCTGCATCGGCTCCTGCCGCGGCAAGCACGGCATCCCGCACTCGAAGTTCTTCCTCTTCAACAAGGTGAAGGTCAAGAAGGGCAAGGGCAAGGACGCCGTCGTCAAGACCGTCCCCTTCGTCACGATGTTCGGCTCCTACAACGCAACCGAGCTCGGCGCCACCATCCAGTGGAACGACCTGTTCACCATCAAGAACGACGAGCCGCGCTACAAGGCCTTCCTCGACGTCTTCCAGGAGATGACGCAGGACAAGCCGATCAAGAACGCCTACGTCGGCTACGACGACGGCGTGATCTTCAACGGCTTCTACCCCTACGTCGGCAAGAACGTCCCCGTGGCGGACCCGATCATGGACGCGCTCAACCAGGTCTCGTGCAAGGGCGCCACGACCAACGCCAGCGGCACCACCCGGATCCGCATCGCGCAGACGTCGATGTACGGCGACCGCGGCCTGGCCCTGGCGCGCAAGATCGCCCAGCTGCAGCGGCAGGGCTGCAACATCCGCCTCGTCTACGCGATGTTCGGCGGTGAGGTCCTGCGGATCATGCGCGCCGCCAAGGTCCCGCTGACCCACCTGGCCTACGACGCGGACGAGGACGGTCTCTACGACCGCTACGTCCACATGAAGACCATGGCCATCAGCGGCAACTTCGGGGGAGACCCGGCCGCCAAGATCACCTTCAACGGCTCGGCCAACTGGACGTCGGTGGCCCTGGCCAGCGACGAGGTGGTCGGCACCGTCCGCAAGAAGTGGGTCACGAACCGCTACATGCAGTGGATCGACTACATGTTCACCCACCGCCCGACCATCTGGGGACCCGAGCACCCCGGCAACAACGGCCAGTCCCCGACGGGCCGGGTCGTGCCCGGGTCGTTCGGGCCGCTCGACACCTACGCGGCCCGCGTCGCGGCGACCGACCAGTACGACGACCTGGTGAAGGCGCGCGCGAAGAAGCGCGGCGTCGACCCCTACGCCCTCATCAAGGAGGAGAACTGA
- a CDS encoding cutinase family protein, whose translation MTPLRALTRRIRKESPVTGFAPRVAQIATVGLVAGLLLAGNAPAQAEPAPAASSPTASKKATACANLLVVAVDGNGQGKKDTPGQAVAAITNKLQSAAKKQGRSVTVKRVRLSTPGAVVTLRTKRGAGASAVSKAGLQRWKKPIRSGVKATRKLVNAQLDACPDQQVMLVGYAQGAAVVHQVLQDLGKKDALGKVVGAVTVSDPARVRKSSAGRPLGNPGAAKNSEGILTRFTKSRGDVPSATGTFGVVSVCHKGDLICNPSKVAAAKALKLSLSYGSKYSRSAMRTAAGQAFARAALWPVPTTQQVVAGVKTPISSQVAVAGGSTTPPAARFTPVSVPVGLSMSESGVLTGQLDTPGSYPLTYTLSGVSPATTPTSHVLTVLVREPSSGAAAGGQSSCAVRPDGTAWCQGRNDFGQLGDGTTTLRVSPVQVVGTGWARISTGGSFTCGVKLDGTLWCWGLNNFGQLGAADKATSLLPRQVGAGTTWSDVSATWQHACATMSDGSAWCWGQNERGQLGGGTNSARSTGPVRVAGDQVWTSVTAGGWTSCGTTSSGTAYCWGENSMGSVGDGTITNRNRPTVVTGGLQFSQLSATWGRTCGVTPSGQVWCWGENSNGELGDGTRTNSAKPVQVGASGSFTSVGTAVTASCAVRTDGQVLCWGDNRYGQLGPAASGGGSATPVAAGLVASGKITGGWLHLCAEGAGCWGANDVGQLGNGTITQSSMPAAAATWGPAPAVSTQQMKKWGPSKVVKKAIATRPNVSAKARSGSRRGAMAVEVMTFNLLGSQHTAPGGARPNFAPGRVRAEWAKNLINQRGSTLVGLSEPQPDQITSLDVATNGDFTLYPGISMGYDAAPQSVMWKDSEWSYVWGTTVQMPFMKSSRPQALVRLKNRSTGREVYWVNAHLSPGKMQDDRDKGMETIKQVVKQLGGDGLPILVTGDLNEHVKAFRRIACPTQMNAAVGGQTGGNKCQPPKAMRVDWIFGKGGTFDNTEVNQGAQVRRTTDHAVVSSRFTVQ comes from the coding sequence ATGACCCCCCTGCGAGCCCTGACCCGCAGAATCCGCAAGGAGTCTCCCGTCACCGGGTTCGCACCGAGGGTCGCTCAGATCGCGACGGTCGGCCTGGTGGCCGGTCTCCTCCTCGCCGGCAACGCGCCGGCGCAGGCGGAGCCCGCCCCGGCCGCCTCCTCACCGACCGCGTCGAAGAAGGCCACGGCGTGCGCCAACCTGCTCGTCGTGGCCGTCGACGGCAACGGCCAGGGCAAGAAGGACACCCCGGGCCAGGCGGTCGCGGCGATCACCAACAAGCTCCAGTCCGCGGCGAAGAAGCAGGGCCGCTCGGTCACCGTCAAGCGGGTCCGGCTCTCCACCCCGGGCGCGGTCGTCACCCTGCGCACCAAGCGTGGCGCCGGCGCCTCGGCCGTCTCGAAGGCCGGCCTGCAGCGCTGGAAGAAGCCGATCCGCTCCGGCGTGAAGGCCACCCGCAAGCTGGTCAACGCCCAGCTCGACGCGTGCCCCGACCAGCAGGTCATGCTCGTCGGCTACGCCCAGGGTGCCGCGGTCGTCCACCAGGTCCTCCAGGACCTCGGCAAGAAGGACGCGCTCGGCAAGGTCGTCGGTGCGGTCACCGTGTCCGACCCCGCGCGCGTGCGGAAGTCGTCGGCCGGTCGCCCGCTCGGCAACCCGGGCGCGGCGAAGAACTCCGAGGGCATCCTGACCCGCTTCACGAAGTCCCGCGGCGACGTCCCGTCGGCCACCGGCACCTTCGGCGTGGTCTCGGTGTGCCACAAGGGCGACCTCATCTGCAACCCGAGCAAGGTCGCGGCGGCCAAGGCGCTCAAGCTGTCGCTGTCCTACGGCTCGAAGTACTCCCGTTCCGCCATGCGTACGGCGGCCGGGCAGGCGTTCGCGCGCGCCGCGCTCTGGCCGGTGCCGACCACGCAGCAGGTCGTCGCCGGCGTCAAGACGCCGATCAGCTCCCAGGTCGCCGTCGCGGGCGGCTCGACGACGCCCCCCGCGGCACGCTTCACCCCGGTCAGCGTCCCCGTCGGGCTCAGCATGAGCGAGAGCGGTGTGCTTACCGGCCAGCTCGACACCCCGGGCAGCTACCCCCTCACCTACACGCTCTCCGGCGTCTCGCCGGCCACTACCCCGACCTCCCACGTGCTGACCGTGCTGGTCCGCGAGCCCTCCAGCGGCGCCGCGGCCGGCGGCCAGTCCTCGTGCGCCGTACGTCCTGACGGCACCGCCTGGTGCCAGGGCCGCAACGACTTCGGCCAGCTCGGCGACGGCACGACCACCCTGCGGGTGAGCCCCGTGCAGGTCGTCGGCACCGGCTGGGCCCGGATCTCCACCGGCGGCAGCTTCACCTGCGGCGTCAAGCTCGACGGCACGCTGTGGTGCTGGGGCCTCAACAACTTCGGCCAGCTCGGCGCCGCGGACAAGGCCACCAGCCTCCTCCCGCGCCAGGTCGGCGCCGGCACCACCTGGAGCGACGTCTCGGCCACGTGGCAGCACGCCTGCGCCACCATGTCCGACGGCTCCGCGTGGTGCTGGGGCCAGAACGAGCGCGGCCAGCTCGGCGGCGGCACGAACAGTGCCCGCAGCACCGGTCCGGTCCGCGTCGCGGGCGACCAGGTGTGGACGTCGGTCACGGCCGGCGGCTGGACCTCCTGCGGCACCACCTCGAGCGGTACGGCGTACTGCTGGGGCGAGAACTCGATGGGATCCGTCGGCGACGGCACCATCACCAACCGCAACCGCCCGACCGTGGTCACCGGCGGCCTCCAGTTCTCCCAGCTGTCGGCGACGTGGGGCCGCACCTGCGGCGTCACGCCGTCGGGCCAGGTCTGGTGCTGGGGCGAGAACTCCAACGGCGAGCTCGGCGACGGCACGCGCACCAACTCCGCCAAGCCGGTCCAGGTCGGTGCCAGCGGCTCCTTCACCTCCGTCGGCACGGCCGTGACCGCCTCGTGCGCGGTGCGCACCGACGGCCAGGTCCTGTGCTGGGGCGACAACCGCTACGGCCAGCTCGGCCCCGCCGCCAGCGGCGGCGGCTCGGCCACGCCCGTCGCGGCCGGCCTGGTCGCCTCCGGCAAGATCACCGGCGGCTGGCTGCACCTGTGCGCCGAGGGCGCCGGCTGCTGGGGCGCCAACGACGTCGGCCAGCTCGGCAACGGCACCATCACCCAGTCCTCGATGCCGGCCGCGGCCGCCACCTGGGGCCCGGCTCCCGCAGTCAGCACGCAGCAGATGAAGAAGTGGGGCCCGAGCAAGGTCGTGAAGAAGGCGATCGCGACCCGCCCGAACGTCTCCGCGAAGGCCAGGAGCGGCTCCAGGCGCGGCGCCATGGCCGTCGAGGTGATGACCTTCAACCTGCTCGGCAGCCAGCACACGGCTCCGGGCGGTGCCCGCCCCAACTTCGCACCCGGCCGGGTCCGCGCCGAGTGGGCCAAGAACCTGATCAACCAGCGCGGCTCGACCCTCGTCGGCCTCTCGGAGCCGCAGCCCGACCAGATCACCTCGCTCGACGTGGCCACCAACGGTGACTTCACGCTCTACCCGGGGATCTCGATGGGCTACGACGCGGCGCCGCAGTCGGTGATGTGGAAGGACTCCGAGTGGTCCTACGTCTGGGGCACCACCGTCCAGATGCCGTTCATGAAGTCCTCGCGCCCGCAGGCGCTGGTGCGGCTCAAGAACCGCTCGACAGGCCGCGAGGTCTACTGGGTCAACGCCCACCTCTCGCCCGGCAAGATGCAGGACGACCGCGACAAGGGCATGGAGACGATCAAGCAGGTCGTCAAGCAGCTCGGCGGCGACGGCCTGCCGATCCTGGTGACCGGCGACCTCAACGAGCACGTGAAGGCGTTCCGCCGCATCGCGTGCCCGACGCAGATGAACGCCGCGGTCGGCGGCCAGACGGGCGGCAACAAGTGCCAGCCGCCCAAGGCCATGCGCGTGGACTGGATCTTCGGCAAGGGCGGGACCTTCGACAACACCGAGGTCAACCAGGGCGCGCAGGTGCGGCGCACGACCGACCACGCGGTGGTCTCCTCGCGCTTCACCGTGCAGTAG
- a CDS encoding LysM peptidoglycan-binding domain-containing protein — protein sequence MSRGCIDIWRPLAVWLSATSALLGAAAVTPGAWDAAASSSTTVADLVVAACATALTGALGWLWLVTTVTVVELLAGRVRRDGGATRRLVLAACGAAVVAGTSVPAVAAGGDTAGSELLAGLPLPERAVARADRPRRDPAPAAARPAGLVAERYVVRPGDSLWTVAQAHPGGGSDTDRRWREIWRANRDVVGDDPDLILPGQALRLPGPAHTDDHTDDHTDDHDDTDGARR from the coding sequence GTGTCTCGGGGCTGCATCGACATCTGGCGACCGCTCGCGGTCTGGCTCTCCGCCACGAGCGCGCTCCTTGGCGCGGCGGCGGTCACGCCTGGCGCCTGGGACGCCGCCGCCTCCTCGTCCACGACCGTGGCCGACCTCGTCGTCGCCGCGTGCGCCACGGCTCTCACGGGTGCGCTGGGCTGGCTGTGGCTGGTCACGACGGTCACCGTCGTCGAGCTGCTCGCCGGACGGGTGCGGCGCGACGGCGGCGCGACCCGCCGGCTGGTGCTGGCGGCGTGCGGTGCCGCCGTGGTCGCCGGCACGAGCGTCCCGGCCGTCGCCGCCGGCGGTGACACCGCCGGGTCCGAGCTGCTCGCCGGCCTGCCGCTGCCCGAGCGGGCGGTCGCCCGCGCCGACCGCCCCCGGCGCGACCCGGCACCCGCGGCGGCGCGACCGGCCGGCCTCGTGGCCGAGCGCTACGTCGTCCGCCCGGGGGACTCCCTCTGGACGGTCGCGCAGGCGCATCCCGGGGGCGGCTCCGACACCGACCGGAGGTGGCGCGAGATCTGGCGGGCCAACCGCGACGTCGTCGGTGACGACCCCGACCTCATCCTCCCCGGCCAGGCCCTGCGCCTGCCCGGACCGGCCCACACCGACGACCACACCGACGACCACACCGACGACCACGACGACACGGACGGAGCGCGACGATGA